In Spirosoma aureum, a single genomic region encodes these proteins:
- a CDS encoding SDR family oxidoreductase — MNRLQDKVAVITGGTTGIGLATAKEFIAQGAKVIITGRSQASVDQAIAELGEQAFGFIWDAIDSGAIYRFAEFVQENFTSIDIIFINAGVAKFATFEQMTPEIFDESVNTNVKGAYFTIQALLPFMDKGGSIVLNTSINAHIGAPGASVYAATKAAVLTMAKNLSVELISRNIRVNAISPGPIQTPLHTSTKLGLSEQQVNEMNQGIIEKIPLHRFGRPEEIAKVALFFASDDSSFVVGAELIVDGGMTL; from the coding sequence ATGAATCGTCTTCAGGATAAAGTAGCTGTCATTACGGGAGGAACCACGGGGATTGGCCTGGCAACTGCGAAAGAATTCATTGCCCAGGGAGCAAAAGTTATTATTACCGGCCGCAGTCAAGCCTCAGTAGATCAGGCCATTGCCGAACTTGGCGAACAGGCGTTTGGATTTATCTGGGATGCCATCGATTCGGGTGCTATTTATCGCTTCGCTGAATTCGTCCAGGAAAATTTTACCTCTATCGATATTATATTCATCAATGCGGGAGTCGCTAAATTTGCCACCTTTGAGCAGATGACACCTGAAATTTTTGATGAAAGCGTCAATACGAATGTTAAAGGAGCGTATTTTACAATTCAGGCGCTGTTGCCTTTCATGGATAAGGGCGGCTCAATTGTGCTGAACACCTCAATAAACGCTCATATCGGTGCGCCCGGTGCCAGTGTTTATGCAGCAACCAAGGCAGCAGTACTGACAATGGCCAAAAATCTGTCTGTCGAACTGATCAGCCGGAACATTCGCGTCAATGCGATCAGCCCAGGTCCAATACAAACTCCCCTGCATACGTCCACTAAATTAGGGTTGTCGGAGCAACAAGTCAACGAGATGAATCAGGGAATTATTGAGAAGATTCCACTCCATCGCTTTGGTCGTCCGGAAGAAATTGCCAAAGTTGCCCTATTCTTCGCTTCCGACGATTCATCGTTTGTTGTGGGTGCCGAATTGATTGTTGATGGTGGTATGACTCTTTAA
- a CDS encoding GNAT family N-acetyltransferase, which produces MTIRIELELTSSSAQIYRLDLLDDYNQTVGYATGEFRRYAVWFDGQPHFFLDQLVIPDKDNRQQGFGSQLVKAVEVFARNQGAYWIRGQFVPSQFASSPADERALSTFWNKNGYGLKREIYDNSIRFWKPLRSATKSRPVGSASAGVQKTAG; this is translated from the coding sequence ATGACCATACGAATTGAATTAGAGCTAACTTCGTCGAGTGCTCAGATCTATCGGCTTGACTTATTGGATGACTATAACCAAACTGTTGGCTATGCCACTGGGGAGTTTAGACGTTATGCTGTGTGGTTTGATGGACAGCCTCACTTTTTTCTGGACCAACTGGTCATTCCCGATAAAGACAATCGACAGCAGGGATTCGGTAGTCAGTTAGTAAAAGCAGTAGAAGTCTTTGCTCGAAATCAGGGAGCTTACTGGATCAGAGGCCAGTTTGTGCCTTCGCAGTTTGCCAGTAGCCCGGCCGATGAACGGGCTTTAAGTACATTCTGGAACAAAAACGGGTATGGGCTAAAGCGGGAAATTTACGACAATTCAATCCGGTTCTGGAAGCCGCTTCGTTCGGCAACGAAGAGCCGACCCGTCGGCTCAGCATCAGCAGGCGTTCAGAAAACGGCGGGTTAA
- a CDS encoding sensor histidine kinase, translated as MKPGFLTRHQDFWLFIGLLLWLGIFHTLENASAMWRDYFVALLVLIPVQLPTLVFAWKKERLSQILSSRRYLKYWLFCFGICLPASTILCILVQPNQYHDLIIVSSLCSYTLELLLAANAYYQTRGRQSKWIRKIDLDSALLISVTLISVTLAAMAVSSLNDPIYHTKEQLLIGFEFSIVKIIRHFGTFLSIALQFLFMYLCGYLFYYINSRFLVSKVLKRNGLVLYVLSVLATISFLYPIVAQLIASLPMNQLFGHIFPTNPFKLENAFAALAIMLVSLPIVLALQWARQNSQIMALEKEKTQTELDLLKQQLNPHFFFNTLNNLYAMSLQQSKQTPESILQLSELMRYVIYKGQESTVTIRDEVKYLDDYIQLQRIRLRKSLDFQFKQVITDDHQTIAPLLLIVFVENAFKHGIESADNETILHLELRCDSRQLYFRCENSVESAIETKEGIGLSNLKRRLALLYPSKHVLKTTIQDHTFTAELQLDLS; from the coding sequence ATGAAACCAGGATTTCTCACCCGGCATCAGGATTTCTGGCTCTTTATCGGACTTTTGCTATGGCTGGGAATTTTCCATACGCTGGAAAACGCATCGGCTATGTGGAGAGACTATTTTGTGGCTCTCCTGGTCCTGATTCCGGTTCAATTACCAACACTTGTATTCGCCTGGAAAAAAGAACGACTAAGCCAGATACTATCCTCTCGTCGCTATCTGAAATACTGGTTATTCTGTTTTGGCATTTGCTTACCAGCCAGCACGATACTCTGCATTTTAGTACAGCCAAACCAGTATCATGACCTGATCATTGTTAGTTCTCTTTGCAGTTATACGCTTGAATTACTGCTGGCCGCCAACGCGTATTACCAAACGCGGGGCAGACAAAGTAAATGGATTCGGAAAATTGATCTTGACAGCGCCCTGCTGATCAGCGTTACACTAATTTCGGTGACGCTTGCGGCTATGGCCGTATCCAGCCTGAACGACCCGATTTATCACACGAAGGAACAACTGTTGATCGGATTCGAATTCAGTATTGTAAAGATCATCCGGCATTTTGGCACCTTCCTGAGCATCGCTCTTCAGTTCCTGTTTATGTATTTATGTGGCTATTTATTTTACTATATCAACAGCCGTTTTCTGGTTTCGAAGGTATTAAAACGAAACGGACTGGTGTTATATGTTCTGAGCGTTTTAGCTACAATTAGCTTTCTATATCCCATTGTGGCACAGCTTATTGCTTCATTGCCCATGAACCAGCTTTTCGGGCACATCTTCCCAACCAATCCGTTCAAGCTGGAAAATGCGTTTGCTGCGCTAGCCATCATGCTGGTCAGTTTGCCCATTGTACTAGCCCTTCAATGGGCCAGGCAAAATAGCCAGATCATGGCCTTGGAAAAGGAAAAAACGCAGACCGAACTGGATTTGTTGAAGCAACAGCTCAATCCGCACTTCTTCTTCAATACGTTGAATAATTTGTACGCCATGAGTCTGCAACAATCAAAACAGACGCCGGAAAGCATTCTTCAGCTCTCTGAGTTAATGCGGTATGTGATTTACAAAGGGCAGGAGTCAACGGTAACCATCCGGGATGAGGTGAAGTATCTGGACGATTATATACAATTGCAGCGAATACGACTCAGGAAGTCGTTGGATTTTCAGTTTAAGCAAGTCATAACCGATGACCACCAGACGATTGCGCCTTTATTGTTGATCGTCTTTGTCGAAAATGCGTTTAAACACGGCATAGAATCCGCTGATAATGAGACTATTCTGCATCTCGAATTACGATGTGATTCCCGGCAGCTTTATTTCCGTTGTGAAAATTCGGTCGAATCAGCTATCGAAACAAAAGAAGGCATCGGACTGAGCAATCTGAAAAGGAGATTGGCTTTACTGTATCCCAGTAAACATGTGCTGAAAACCACGATTCAGGATCATACTTTTACGGCCGAATTACAACTGGACTTATCATGA
- a CDS encoding LytR/AlgR family response regulator transcription factor produces MSMRCLIVDDEPLAHDIILSYLEDIPFLENCGHCYRATEALAFLSTQTVDLIFLDIRMPKLSGLDFLRTLQHQPIIIITSAYEEHALESFELDVCDYLLKPFRFDRFLKAANRALAIHSLKQQPAVSAPVTHPVVSHEPANIYIKTDKKFIQITLDEVYYLESLGNYVKVWENQQFLLTPRTLSSFESQLSGETFIRIHKSYILNRKFVHYIEGNTIHLTNGKQLPLGKNYRHVVKQLLNRQ; encoded by the coding sequence ATGAGTATGCGCTGCCTGATCGTTGACGATGAGCCACTGGCCCATGACATTATCCTGAGTTACCTGGAGGATATTCCTTTTCTGGAAAATTGCGGGCACTGTTACAGAGCAACGGAAGCGCTGGCGTTTTTAAGTACGCAAACCGTAGACCTTATTTTTCTGGATATTCGGATGCCTAAACTGAGCGGGCTGGATTTTCTACGAACCTTGCAGCACCAGCCGATTATTATCATTACCTCGGCTTACGAAGAGCATGCCCTGGAAAGTTTTGAGCTTGATGTTTGCGATTACCTGTTAAAACCGTTCCGTTTCGATCGCTTTCTAAAAGCGGCAAATCGTGCTCTGGCCATCCATTCATTAAAACAACAACCAGCCGTTTCTGCACCCGTAACCCACCCGGTTGTCAGTCATGAACCGGCTAATATCTACATAAAAACGGATAAGAAATTCATCCAGATTACGCTGGATGAAGTATACTATCTGGAAAGCCTGGGTAATTATGTGAAAGTATGGGAGAATCAGCAGTTTCTGCTAACTCCAAGAACATTAAGCAGTTTCGAGAGCCAGCTTTCCGGCGAAACGTTTATCCGCATCCACAAATCGTATATCCTCAATAGAAAGTTTGTGCATTACATTGAGGGGAATACCATTCACCTGACGAATGGCAAACAATTACCGCTTGGAAAAAACTACCGGCACGTCGTGAAGCAGCTCCTGAATCGACAATAA
- a CDS encoding ABC transporter permease/M1 family aminopeptidase, translated as MVNVLLPFEIRYHLRQISFRAAAILFFGLGILAIQGSYGGEEVHKNSPYAITVIVGLLSLCSIFASTIFCANVVLRDTTYKMDAIVFTTAVGRLPYFGVRFFGLFMAVFLLLCLSLLGIAAGSLLLDDGQTGPFRFAYFWQPLLVFGLPNILFSSSLIFCTAMLSQNVRAIYVAGVLLYILYWTASILGNSPLLATSSLKLTEPDPLPFLLDPFGLAALFGEARLWSDWQRNNQLFPLQNVFLLNRLLWTVFAGLLLTVSYRYFSFRLHLPAQTRQKTRQESVNPVRYSPHRVHPQGYTYGWKTFKSQLKLEIISLVKHIPFMVMLLLWIFLFAIELKDTLFSGSYGIRSYPSTGVIIDELRAMRLAMLLIIFYAAELLGRERAASMQELIYSTPVFTSSLWGAKCVTLGVLVAILVSANIGIGIVVQLSNGYFTVELPTYLTLYYYSGLPLFLFAILAIFIQTIIPNKYLGMLLSMLVAFCIVFSRRLGIEHYLLRYATVPELTYSYLNGFGHYAKAFNGYMLYWGSFAVVLSLLTVGLWQNGQYSTGWQRVKSIGSQWGISSAYVGAAAVLLWLFTSSSIYYDTNVIGNYKSTAAKLDWQLRYEQQFKPFSRHPQPIIRAVKTDIALYPKAGKYTVKGSYRLKNESAEPITKIWVGIDPEVTASRLSIPGAKETRNTEFNQHWFLLNKPLGPGSEITLQFSMEVIRSGFVPFNSEHAVVENGTYIELEKYVPFLGYNSRFETDDARARKKSGLPTQSIPGPADNRYHLIDLETTVSTEPDQYVVTVGDLQKSWIADQRRYFHYKTTVPINFMFALSSARYTIKKEIYKGIELSICYQDGQIFNIASMMQAMKDALHYCKSNFSHYPLKHFTLAEIPQYKGAATAYPGLIFSAERINFLSDFRDTDKINYGYAIVAHEVSHQWWANKLAPVNGPGDGLLTESLAKYTEAMVVEKTFGKMLLRNYLQADNRLYFSMRNTDGKELPLDQATDQPFVYYQKGGLVLYAIKETLGEEKFNRALQRLIEKHAYPGTKATPDDLIHELKQDATASQARRIDDWLRKVIVYSLKVTVVSCESLVNGQFRLTLRVNMDKTEQGSNKSLLPDDEIDVALFDRKPADWDQQLKPVYLQKHQFSKAETLLTITVTKKPQSVAIDPYGYLLDENQSDNTQEIRFGK; from the coding sequence ATGGTAAACGTACTCTTACCGTTCGAAATAAGGTATCATCTCCGCCAGATCTCGTTCAGGGCAGCCGCTATCCTGTTTTTTGGATTAGGGATACTGGCGATTCAGGGGAGTTACGGGGGCGAGGAGGTCCACAAAAATTCACCCTATGCCATTACGGTTATCGTGGGGCTGCTTTCTCTGTGCTCAATTTTTGCCAGTACGATCTTCTGCGCCAATGTTGTTTTGCGGGATACGACCTATAAGATGGATGCCATCGTGTTTACTACCGCTGTAGGGCGTTTACCGTATTTCGGAGTACGGTTTTTTGGTCTGTTCATGGCTGTGTTTCTGCTGCTTTGCCTTTCTCTATTGGGTATTGCTGCTGGTTCACTGCTATTGGATGACGGCCAGACGGGTCCGTTTCGTTTCGCTTATTTCTGGCAGCCTCTTCTAGTTTTTGGGCTTCCCAATATCCTGTTTTCCAGTAGCCTGATCTTCTGCACGGCCATGCTTAGCCAGAATGTACGGGCTATTTATGTGGCGGGTGTACTGCTCTATATACTGTACTGGACGGCGTCAATACTAGGCAATTCGCCTTTACTGGCAACATCTAGTCTCAAACTTACCGAACCTGATCCGTTGCCGTTTTTGCTGGATCCATTTGGTCTGGCCGCTCTCTTTGGTGAGGCTCGTCTGTGGTCTGACTGGCAGCGGAATAATCAGCTTTTCCCCCTCCAGAATGTGTTCCTGCTGAATCGCCTGCTATGGACAGTGTTTGCGGGCCTATTACTCACGGTGAGCTATCGGTATTTTTCATTTCGGCTACACCTGCCTGCCCAGACCAGACAGAAAACACGGCAGGAGTCGGTTAACCCGGTTCGTTATAGTCCCCATCGAGTTCATCCACAAGGTTACACCTATGGTTGGAAAACCTTCAAGTCGCAATTAAAACTGGAAATCATATCCCTAGTGAAGCATATTCCATTTATGGTTATGCTTTTATTATGGATTTTTCTTTTTGCCATTGAACTGAAAGACACGCTGTTCAGTGGTTCTTATGGCATTCGTTCGTACCCTTCAACGGGCGTCATTATCGATGAACTCAGGGCAATGCGACTGGCTATGTTGTTGATCATTTTTTATGCTGCTGAACTGCTCGGGCGCGAACGGGCGGCATCTATGCAGGAGTTAATATACAGTACACCCGTATTTACCTCGAGTTTATGGGGAGCCAAGTGCGTAACGCTGGGCGTACTTGTGGCAATTCTGGTCAGTGCAAACATCGGTATTGGAATAGTCGTACAACTGAGTAATGGCTATTTTACGGTTGAACTTCCTACCTACCTTACGTTATATTATTACAGTGGCCTGCCATTATTTTTGTTTGCTATTCTGGCCATTTTCATCCAAACCATAATACCCAACAAATACCTGGGCATGCTACTCAGCATGTTGGTTGCATTTTGTATCGTGTTCAGCAGAAGGCTTGGAATTGAGCATTATCTCTTACGCTATGCCACCGTGCCCGAACTGACGTATTCGTACCTGAACGGTTTTGGGCATTATGCGAAAGCGTTCAACGGGTATATGCTTTACTGGGGGTCTTTTGCCGTTGTGCTTTCGCTATTGACCGTTGGTCTCTGGCAAAATGGCCAGTATAGTACCGGGTGGCAACGAGTGAAATCAATAGGAAGCCAATGGGGTATATCAAGTGCCTATGTAGGGGCAGCCGCCGTATTGCTTTGGCTTTTTACCAGTTCGAGTATTTATTATGACACGAATGTAATTGGCAACTACAAAAGCACCGCAGCAAAACTCGACTGGCAGTTGCGTTATGAACAGCAGTTTAAACCATTTTCCAGGCATCCACAACCCATTATTAGAGCTGTAAAAACGGATATCGCTTTATATCCGAAAGCCGGGAAGTATACCGTAAAAGGCAGCTATCGGTTAAAAAACGAATCGGCTGAACCCATTACAAAAATTTGGGTGGGAATTGACCCGGAGGTGACAGCCAGCCGTTTATCGATACCGGGTGCCAAAGAGACTCGCAATACCGAATTTAACCAGCATTGGTTCCTTCTCAATAAGCCGTTAGGGCCGGGTTCTGAGATAACGTTACAGTTTTCAATGGAAGTTATCCGGTCTGGCTTTGTGCCATTTAACAGTGAACATGCTGTGGTCGAAAATGGCACCTACATCGAACTGGAAAAATACGTACCGTTTCTGGGCTACAACAGCCGATTCGAAACCGACGATGCCAGGGCCCGGAAGAAGTCGGGGCTGCCCACCCAGTCTATTCCAGGACCAGCGGATAATCGTTATCACTTGATTGACCTCGAAACCACCGTTTCAACCGAGCCTGATCAATACGTTGTAACGGTGGGCGATTTACAGAAATCGTGGATTGCCGATCAGCGCCGGTATTTTCACTATAAAACCACTGTACCGATCAACTTTATGTTTGCTCTGAGTTCGGCACGCTATACGATCAAAAAAGAGATCTACAAAGGGATTGAATTGAGCATCTGTTATCAGGATGGTCAGATCTTTAACATTGCCAGTATGATGCAGGCCATGAAAGATGCGTTGCATTATTGTAAAAGCAACTTTAGCCACTACCCACTAAAGCACTTCACCCTTGCGGAGATTCCACAGTATAAGGGTGCAGCTACGGCCTATCCGGGTCTGATATTCAGCGCTGAACGGATCAATTTTTTGAGTGACTTTCGGGATACGGACAAGATCAACTATGGATATGCTATCGTGGCCCATGAGGTGTCGCATCAATGGTGGGCCAACAAACTAGCACCGGTTAATGGACCTGGTGATGGCTTGCTCACCGAATCACTCGCCAAATACACCGAAGCCATGGTCGTCGAAAAAACCTTTGGTAAAATGCTGCTAAGGAACTACTTACAGGCCGACAATAGACTTTACTTTTCGATGCGAAACACAGATGGAAAGGAGTTGCCGTTAGACCAGGCAACCGACCAGCCGTTTGTTTATTATCAGAAAGGCGGACTGGTTTTGTATGCCATTAAAGAAACCCTCGGCGAAGAAAAATTCAACCGGGCCTTGCAACGCCTGATCGAAAAACATGCTTACCCTGGTACGAAAGCAACACCTGATGATCTGATTCACGAATTGAAACAAGATGCAACCGCCAGTCAGGCCAGACGCATTGATGACTGGCTCAGAAAAGTAATCGTCTATTCACTGAAGGTTACCGTAGTATCCTGTGAATCGCTCGTAAACGGTCAGTTCAGACTGACGCTTCGGGTCAATATGGATAAAACGGAACAAGGATCAAACAAGTCGCTTTTGCCGGATGATGAAATCGACGTTGCCTTGTTTGACCGGAAACCTGCGGATTGGGATCAACAGCTGAAACCAGTCTATCTGCAAAAGCATCAGTTCAGCAAAGCGGAAACACTGCTGACGATTACGGTTACCAAAAAGCCCCAGTCGGTGGCCATTGATCCGTATGGCTATCTATTGGATGAAAACCAATCCGATAACACGCAAGAGATCAGATTCGGAAAATAG
- a CDS encoding GNAT family N-acetyltransferase, with protein sequence MADIQLTLNEKKHGSFFIEEGDEKIAEMVIAIAGSNLTVYHTEVVPEQEGKGLAHELLVYMVEYARQHQLKVIPLCPYVHAQFKRHPELYQDLWEGDES encoded by the coding sequence ATGGCAGATATACAATTGACACTGAATGAAAAAAAACACGGTTCATTCTTTATTGAGGAAGGAGACGAAAAAATAGCCGAGATGGTCATTGCCATCGCTGGTTCTAACCTGACGGTATATCATACTGAGGTTGTACCGGAACAGGAAGGGAAGGGGTTAGCTCATGAACTGTTGGTGTACATGGTGGAGTATGCCCGTCAGCATCAATTGAAGGTCATACCGCTCTGTCCCTATGTCCATGCTCAGTTCAAACGCCATCCGGAGCTATATCAGGATCTATGGGAGGGCGATGAGTCCTGA
- a CDS encoding ABC transporter ATP-binding protein — protein sequence MNRLEIVNLTKSYGNGVKALDNVSLSISNGLFGLLGPNGAGKSSLMRTLATLQQPDSGCVLFDGQDIHKNPQLLRSQLGYLPQDFGVYPKLSAVDLLNHLAVLKGLLVRQERHEQVMALLQQTNLYAVRKQAVSTFSGGMRQRFGIAQALLGNPQLIIVDEPTAGLDPLERNRFHDLLSEIGEQVVILLSTHIVEDVHDLCPEMAVLANGKVILQGKPAALTELLKGQVWRKIIPKDALQTYQSTYTVISTRLIGGKLQLHVLADDRPEAGFDPLYPGLEEVYFSALLGAQRSRKEGRVW from the coding sequence ATGAACAGGCTGGAAATAGTCAATCTCACCAAAAGCTACGGCAACGGGGTCAAAGCACTGGACAATGTCTCACTAAGCATATCCAATGGCCTTTTTGGGCTTTTGGGACCAAATGGTGCAGGGAAATCCTCGTTAATGCGCACGCTGGCCACTCTCCAGCAGCCCGACAGCGGGTGCGTCCTTTTTGACGGACAGGATATACATAAAAACCCTCAGTTACTTCGTAGCCAGCTTGGCTATCTGCCGCAGGATTTTGGCGTGTATCCCAAATTGTCTGCCGTCGATTTATTGAATCACCTGGCCGTATTAAAAGGCTTGTTGGTTCGACAAGAGCGCCACGAACAGGTCATGGCCTTATTGCAGCAAACTAACCTGTATGCTGTTCGGAAACAGGCAGTAAGTACATTTTCGGGAGGTATGCGGCAACGTTTTGGTATCGCACAGGCCTTGCTGGGAAACCCTCAGCTGATCATTGTCGATGAGCCAACCGCTGGCCTTGACCCCCTCGAACGCAATCGATTTCATGATCTTCTGAGCGAAATCGGCGAGCAGGTTGTCATATTGCTTTCAACGCATATCGTGGAGGATGTTCATGATCTATGCCCTGAAATGGCCGTTCTGGCGAACGGGAAAGTGATTTTACAAGGTAAGCCCGCAGCGTTGACCGAATTGCTGAAAGGGCAGGTTTGGCGCAAAATAATTCCCAAAGATGCCCTACAGACGTATCAGTCAACCTATACTGTAATCTCGACCCGCCTGATCGGAGGTAAGCTGCAACTGCATGTACTTGCCGACGATCGCCCGGAGGCAGGTTTTGACCCGCTTTATCCAGGCCTGGAGGAGGTGTATTTTTCGGCATTACTTGGCGCACAGCGTTCCAGAAAGGAGGGACGCGTATGGTAA